The proteins below come from a single Miscanthus floridulus cultivar M001 chromosome 1, ASM1932011v1, whole genome shotgun sequence genomic window:
- the LOC136475693 gene encoding uncharacterized protein — MAARLLLGRIQSAGRLSGAHRGPRLLRCPLPPAGDRSVCSNAYGPQIKTDTRITEHEPHLDSFSDPQVAHEHQQFVQFLDRMLDAIRNPQSLAQMQRRRLASGLKVLDDDI, encoded by the exons ATGGCAGCGCGCCTCTTGCTCGGGAGGATCCAGTCGGCCGGCCGTCTTTCCGGCGCCCACCGTGGCCCGCGGCTGCTCCGATGTCCTCTTCCACCGGCGGGGGATCGATCGGTCTGCAGCAACGCGTACGGACCGCAAATCAAGACGGACACCAGGATCACG GAACATGAGCCGCATCTCGACAGCTTTTCAGATCCCCAGGTTGCCCATGAGCACCAACAGTTCGTTCAGTTCCTCGACAGGATGCTGGATGCGATCAGGAATCCTCAAAGTCTCGCACAGATGCAACGCCGGAGGCTTGCCAGTGGGCTGAAAGTTTTAGATGATGACATATGA